CATTCGTCGTCGACTTCCAGCAACACGGCGCGCCCGCGGCGGCGGCGCTGGATGGCGCTGCGGAACACGCGGACGAGGTCCTCGGCCTCTTCCTCCACTTCAAGGTCGCTGTCGCGCAGGACGCGGAACAGCCCGTCGCCCTGGATCTTGAAGCCAGGGAACAGATGTCTGGCGAAGCTGACGATCAGCTGCTCGATGGCGACATACAGCGTGGCGCGGTCATTCTCGCTATCGGGCACGCGCACGAAGCGCGGCACGCCCGACGGGATCAGCACCATTTCCATCAGCGACGACTGGCCCTTGCCGCGCTTCAGGCGGAAGATCGCGCCCATCCCGGTGTTGGCGACGAAGGGGAAGGGGTGCGAGGGATCGATCGCCTGCGGGGTGATCAGCGGCAGGATGTCGGAGACGAAATAGGCCTCCAGCCATTTCGCCTCGTCCTTGTCCAGATCCTCGACCGCCGCAATCTCCAGGCCGTTTTCGGCCAGTTTCGGGGCGAGCGCCTGCAGCGTGGCCTGCTGGCGATCCTCGATCTCCAGCACTTCCTGCCGGATCGCGGCGAGCTGCTGGCGCGGGTCTCGCCCGTCGATGGCGATATCCTCGATCCCCCGGCGCGCCTGCCCTTCCAGCCCGGCGATGCGCACGGTGGTGAACTCGTCGAGGTTGCTGGCAGAGATCGACAGGAAGCGCAGCCGTTCGAGCAGCGGGTAGGCGTCGTTCTCCGCTTCTGCCAGGACCCGACTGTTGAAGCCGAGCCAGCTGAGTTCGCGGTTGACGTAATTGCCGGGGACGAAGCCGTCCTCGCCCGCCGCATCGGGGCCCTCGGCATCGCTGCCGGGCGCGTGGGGATCGTAGGTTTCGTGCACGACCGCAGGGGCTAATGCCGGAATTGCTGCCTGTCTATCGCCCTTGGTTACCCGTCAAAAAACAGGCAGGCCTTTCAAGCGGCTGGCAGGGCGGCTAGGCATATGCCCGTGAGAGACAACGGGGATGAACGCCGCGATGGCCGCTGACCGCCTGCGCATGGCAGAGGACGACGCGCGCGCCTTCTACCTCGTGCGCGCGGTGGAAGCGGGCGACGAGAACCACGCGCTGCTGACGCGGGAGGACCGGTCCGAAGCCGACCTGGCCGGGGCGCGGCTGGGCGAAGGGTCCGCCCCGGCGGACTTCCTCGCGGCGCGGGCCCATTTCGCCGCGACAAGGCTGGAGACGCGGCACCCGGCGGTGAAGCGGGCGCTGGCTGCCACGCGCTTCCCCGGCTGGCTGGCGGCGGTGGTGCCACTGGTCGCCTTCGTGCTGGGCCTCGCAAGCAACGAACTGGCGAGCGGTAAGCGGCTGGACCTGCTGGCGGTGCCGCTGCTCGGCCTCGTGGCGTGGAACCTCGTCGCCTATGCCGCCATGGCGGTGCGCAGCATTGCGGGCAGCCGCGTTCCTGCCGCCTCCGGCTGGCTGGCGAAACCGCGCAAGTGGCTGGCGCAGCGCGGCGCGGCGTGGTCGGCGGAAACATCGGCGGCGCTGGGGCGCTTCGGGGCGGACTGGGCGCGGGTCGCGGGCAAGCTCAACATCCGCCGCGGCGCGATCGTGCTGCACCTCGGTGCAGCGATGTTCGCGCTGGGCGTGATCGTCAGCATCTACCTGCGCGCGCTGACGGTGGAATACCGCGCGGGCTGGGAAAGCACTTTCCTCGGCCCCGATGCGGTGCACACGCTTCTCGGCTGGGTGCTCGGCCCGGCCAGCGCCGCGACCGGCATCGCGATCCCCGACGTGGAGGGAATCCGCGCGCTGGCATGGGAGAACGGCGGCGAGAACGCGGGCCCGTGGATCGTGCTCTACACCGCGACACTCGTCGGCTTCGTCGCCGTCCCGCGCCTGCTGCTGGCCGGGTGGAACGCGCTCGCAGCGGCGCGCGGCAAGCGCCGCATTGCCATTCCGGGGCGGGAGGATTTCTACACCCGCCGGCTGCTGCGCGCCCGCGATGGCGGCGGGGCGGAACTGCGCGTCACCCCCTATGCCTACACCCCCGACGCCGCCACGCAGGCCAGCCTGTCCGACCTGCTGCGCGCAGCGCTGGGCGAAGGCGTGGCGGTGCGCTTCGACAGTCCCGTGCCCTATGGCAACGAGGATGCGTGGGTGGAGGGCGTCGCCTTTTCCGACCAGACCGACATCCACGTCGCCCTGTTCAGCCTGTCCGCCACGCCGGAGCGGGAGAACCACGGCTGGTTCGCCGATGCGTTGCGGCTGCGGCTGCACAAGGAGCGGCCCGGCCAGCGGCTGGTCGCGGTGGTGGACGAAGGGCCGTTCCGCCGCCACTTCGCCGGGCAGTCGGGGCTGGAAGAGCGCGTGGCCGAACGCCGCGCGAACTGGGAGAAGCTGCTCAAGTCCTTCGGCACGACCGCGCTGGTGATGGATATCGCCGCAGCCGATCCCGCCGCGGAAGCGCAGCGGCTGGAGGCGCTGACCACCGGAGAGGCGCTTTACGCATGACCGAGTCCTTGCCCGAAAACCTGCCCGAAGCCGCCGGCACCACCGTCAACCTGTCGCTCATCAGCCACACCAACGCGGGCAAGACCACGCTGGCGCGCACCATGCTGGGCCGCGACATCGGCGAGGTGCGCGATGCGGCGCATGTCACCGACCTCGCCAGCGGCCACGTGCTGGTGCAAGCGGGCGGCGACACGCTGATGCTGTGGGACACTCCGGGCTTCGGCGACACCGCGCGGCTGGTCGACCGGCTGCGCAAGTCGGGCAACCCGATCGGCTGGTTCCTGACGCAGGTGTGGGACCGTTTCCGCGAACGCCCGCTGTGGTCGAGCCAGCAGGCGGTGAAGAACGCGCGCGACCAGGCCGACGTCATCCTCTACCTCGTCAACGCGGCGGAGGACCCGGCTGCGGCCGCCTATGTCGCGCTGGAAATGGACGTGCTCGCCTGGATCGGCAAGCCGGTGCTGATCCTGCTCAACCAGATGGGATCGCCCAAGGCCGACACGGGCGGGGAGGCGGAGCGGTGGGCCGACCACCTCGCCCGCTATCCCTTCGTGCGCGGCGTGCTGCCGCTCGATGCCTTTGCCCGCTGCTGGGTGCAGGAAGGCGTCCTGCTCGACCGCGTGCAGCCCCTCCTGCCCGAAGACAAGCGCCCTGCGATGGAGCGGCTGGCGGCGCGATGGCGCGAGCTCAACCGTGCCCGCTTCGAAGCCTCCATGGCCGCCATCGCCTCGCAGCTCGCCGCCGCGGCGCGCGATTCCGAAAAGGTGGGCGACGGCGACTGGCGCAGCGAGCTGTCCGCCACGATCAAGGGCGGCCGGGGCGAAAGCAAGGAAGTGAAGACCGCCATGGCCGCGCTGTCCGAACGCCTCGCCATCGGCACCGCGCAATCGACCGAGACGATGATCGAATTGCACGGGCTGGACGGCAAGGCCGCGCGCAAGGTGCTGGAACGGCTCGGCAAGGATTACCACCGCGGCGAGAAGACGCCCGAAGGCTTCTCCGCCATCCTCGGCGCGATGACGACGGGCGCGGTCACCGGGCTTGCGGCGGACGTGATGGCCGGCGGGCTGACGCTGGGCGGCGGCATGATCGTGGGCGGCATCCTCGGCGCGCTGGGGGCAGGCGGGCTGGCCAAGGGCATCAACATGGCGCGCGGGGAAGACGGCAGCTCGCTGCGCTGGTCGGGCGAATTCTTCCGCGGCATCACCGGTGCCGCGCTGCTGCGCTACCTCGCCGTCGCGCATTTCGGGCGCGGACGCGGCCAGTGGGAAGAAGGCGAACACCCCGATTTCTGGCAGGCCGAGGTGGAAAAGGTGGTCGGAGAAAATGGCCCCGCCCTCGACCGCATCCGCAAGGATGCCCGCGATGCCGGGGAAGCCGCGGTCACGGAGCGCCTTCGCACGCTGCTCGTCCAGATGGGCGAGACGCTGCTGGGCAGGCTGTACCCGGAGGCGAGGGGAGTGCTGGGTGGGGAGGGGTAATTGCCCGATCCGTCACCCCGGCCCCCGAGCCGGGGTCCCGCTGTTGCCTTACCGATGCTCACAGGAAAGCGGGACCCCGGATCAAGTCCGGGGTGACGGCGGAGTTGGCTGAGAACCAAAAATTACCCACGCTTCGGCGCTTCTTTCGGAAGCTCCGCCGTTCCTTGCGCCCGCCCGCTACCGGCTGGGTGCGCCTGTTCCTCTTCGAACTCGCATGGCTCGCACCGGTTGTCGCACTTTGCGGCAATTTCGGTGGCTGGATCGCGTGGCAACCGGATTTCTCCGCCGACACCTTCAAGTTGCTCGCGATCGCGCTGATCGCCCCGGCATTGGGGGAGGAGCTGCTGTTTCGCGCAGCCTTGCTGCCCGCACCGGCGCCGGAGCGGTCGCTTCCCTTGGGCGCGATTGCCTTCTCGACGCTGCTTTTCGCCGCCTGGCACCCATTCCAGACGCTGGTGCACGACGGTCCCTTTGCGCAACTGATGCTCGAACCGACGTTCCTTCTTGCCGTGATCGCCCTCGGCGTAGCGTGCGCGCGGCTATATTGGCGCAGTGGTTCGATATGGCCGGCTGTCGCGCTCCACTGGCTCGTCGTCGCGGTGTTCAAGGCGCTGTTCGGCGCGCCGTTGCCGTGGTGAAGGACAAGATACTGCTGTTCTTGCTTGTCGATAACGCGTTCGCATCACTTGCCAAGAATTCTAAGGACGATAAACTCGGAGCTGAGCGACGCTTTTATTGCAGCTCTCGGCGACGTTGGGCCGGCTTTACAGTTTAATTCTTTCGATACGGCCCAACGTCGCCGAGAGCTGCAAATCAGCCTTAGCGTGGGCCAAACTTTTCACTTTCCGTCTGAGCGTTTTCACAGTGAAAAGTCTCCTCAGCTATTTGATCGTTGAGCTAGTTTTTGCCGGAATTCGGATGATTCGTCAAGCTCAAGAATCTGAATTTGTTACGCTTTTCGGGATTTGGCCGCAGTTTCTTTGAGAGATAGTCGCGGAAGAATATTCGGCTTTGCGTGGGAAATGGAGGGGCTTTTCAGAGTTCTTGCCACCCGCACCCCGCCCGCCTAAATCCGCGCGGCCATGAAGCGGACGCTCCTTCCCCTCAACGCCTTGCGCGTGTTCGACGCGGCGGCGCGCCATGTCAGCTTTACCCGCGCAGCGGACGAGTTGGCGGTGACGCCGGCGGCCGTAGGCCAGCAGATCCGCGCGCTCGAGGATGTGCTGGGCGTCGTGCTGTTCCGCCGCACGTCCAAGGGGCTGGAGCTGACGGACGAAGGGCTGGCGGGGCTCGATTCCCTGCGCGAAGGCTTCATCAAGTTCGAAGAAAGCGTGCAGGCGATGCAGGCGGGGCAGGCGAGTGACCGCTATACCATCGCCGCGCCGCGCGAATTCTATGGCATGTGGCTCGCCCCGCGCCTGGCCGCTTTCCGCAAAGGCAATCCCGGCGCGCGCTTCACCTTCCATGCAGACGAGGATGCGGACTTCACCGAAGCCAACCTCGACTGCGCGATCCGGCTGGTCGAAGGGCCGGGCGATTTCGAAGGCATACAGCTGGCCCCTGCGCGCAAGGTGATCGTGGCGGCATCCGATGCCGGCCCCGACGCGCTCGAAGACTGGATCGAATGGCCCGGCGCCGCGCTGCCCGAAGACGCCAAGCCCGTTCTGCAGGTCGGCAATGCGGGGCAGGCGCTTACCAGCGCATTGGCCGGGCTGGGCCGTGCGATCCTGCCTTTCCTGCTGGTCGAGGATGCGCTGGCCGACGGGCGGCTGGTCGCGCTCGAGGGGCCGAGCGAGGGTCGCCGGTCCTACTGGCTCGTCGCGCCGCGCCCGCAATGGCGGCAGGCCAAGATGCGCGCGCTGGTCGCGGCCCTTTCGGGCGAGGCCGCCGCTTAGGGGCGCAAACGCTTAACGCCCTTTCGCGTGGCGGCGCTTCCGTTAGTATGGGCGCAGATCGCAGAGGGGAATTTTCACATGATCGCCAATCGCCTGCCGCTGGCCCTGCTGGCTGCCGCCACCATGCTCGCCGGCGTTCCCGCCGCGGCGCAGGACGCGCGCAACCTCGACCGCGCGGACAACGACCTGCGCGCCTATAGCGACACGTTCGCTGCCGGCGGCGAGGCGAAGAGCTTCACCTTCACCGTGCCGGCGAACCAGCAGGTGGTCATCCAGGTGATCCCGCGCGAAGGCGGGGATTCGCTCGCATCGCTCTACGACGCCGACAGCGGCGAACTGGTGGCGGAAGACGACGACGGCGGCTTCGACCTCGACAGCCGGATCGAATTGAAGACCGAGCGGCGGCGGCGCTTCCGGCTGGACGTGAGCGAGTACCAGGACGGGGAGGACGGGCCGATGGGCGGGCCGTTCGACATCCTCTTGCGCACGACCGCCTACGTCCCCCCGCGCGTGGAGCCGATTGCCATCGGCGGGGCGCAGAAGGGCATGCTGCAGCGTGACCAGGGCGCGGTCTATCGCTTCACCGGGCGCGCGGGCCAGCTCGTTTCCATCCGCATGACCGCCGACGATATCGACCCGCGGCTCGCCCTGTTTGCAGGCGAGGGGACGGACGGCGAGGAAATCGCCGCGAACGACGATGCGGGCGACGGGCTCAACTCGCTGATCCGCGTTAAGCTGCCGGCGGACGGCGTGTACACGCTGCGCGCCGATACGTTCGACGGGGCGGCGGGTGCCTATGCCCTGTCGATCGAGGAAATCGCCTATATCGAAAACGGCGGCACGCTCGCGCTCGGCACCGAAACGCCCGGCGATTTCAGCTTCGTGACCACGGACGGGGAGGGGGGCTACGGCACCGCATATGCCGAATACAGCCTGTCGGAAGAGGCTGTGTCGATGCTGGGCGGGGCCGGCGGCTCGCTGGTCGTGGACATGATGTCAGGCGACATGGATTCGACCCTGCAGGCCGGTTTCGCAACGCCGCTGGGCTTCGCCTCCGCGCTGGACGACGACGACGGCGGGGAGGGGCTGGATGCCCGGCTGGTGCTGCCGCTGGAGTGCGTGGATGCGGCGTGGCTGCGATCGCTCCGCCTGCGGGCGCTGAGCGCGGTCGGCGACGGCGGGCCGTTCACGATGCTGGTGCGCCACGATGCGGACGGGTCGCTCGTGGCGGCGCTGCAGGACGAGGCCGAGGCAATGGCCGACGCGATGGAGGACGCTGCCGACGAGGTCGAAGCAGAAGCCGAGGCCGTTGAAGCTGCGGCAGAGGCGATGGCCGAGTGAAGCGCATCGTCCCCACTCTCGAAACCGCGCGCTTCACCCTGCGCAACATTCAGCCAGGCGACACACCGCATTTTTTTCCCACCTTCGCGGACGAGGAGCAAATGCGCTGGTGGAGCCGCGGGCCGTTCAAAAGCGCAGAGGAGCTCGACGGCTGGCTGCGCGATCCCGACTGGGACGGGCATTGCTGGATCGCGGAAGACCGCGCGACCGGCGCCCCCGTCGCCCGTCTCGTCGCCATTCCGGACGACGATCCGGCGGTGATGGAAACCGGCTACCTCGTGGTGAAGACCCGGCAGCACGACGGCGTGGCGCGCGAATGCATGACCGCACTGCTCGATCGCATGTTCCAGGCCATGGGCCTGCGCCGCGTGTGGGCGGACACTGATCCCGACAACACGCCGTCCAACCGCCTGCTCGAAAGCCTGGGCTTCGCCTGCGAAGGGCGCCTGCGCGAACAGTGGGAGACGCATATCGGCGTGCGCGACAGCTTCATCTGGGGGCTGCTGGCGCGCGAATGGCGCGGCTGATCTAGCCCAGCTTTTCGAACACCTGCGCCATGCCGGGCGGGTCGCATTCGCCGCGCAGCACCGCGATGGCGCGGTCGACGTCGAACTTCCAGCTGCGCGTCGCCCCGCCGCTTGCCATCAGCTCGCCCCCCAGCGAGCGGACGAAGGACACCGCGCTGCCGTTTTCCGC
This sequence is a window from Alteriqipengyuania flavescens. Protein-coding genes within it:
- a CDS encoding DUF2868 domain-containing protein, which encodes MAADRLRMAEDDARAFYLVRAVEAGDENHALLTREDRSEADLAGARLGEGSAPADFLAARAHFAATRLETRHPAVKRALAATRFPGWLAAVVPLVAFVLGLASNELASGKRLDLLAVPLLGLVAWNLVAYAAMAVRSIAGSRVPAASGWLAKPRKWLAQRGAAWSAETSAALGRFGADWARVAGKLNIRRGAIVLHLGAAMFALGVIVSIYLRALTVEYRAGWESTFLGPDAVHTLLGWVLGPASAATGIAIPDVEGIRALAWENGGENAGPWIVLYTATLVGFVAVPRLLLAGWNALAAARGKRRIAIPGREDFYTRRLLRARDGGGAELRVTPYAYTPDAATQASLSDLLRAALGEGVAVRFDSPVPYGNEDAWVEGVAFSDQTDIHVALFSLSATPERENHGWFADALRLRLHKERPGQRLVAVVDEGPFRRHFAGQSGLEERVAERRANWEKLLKSFGTTALVMDIAAADPAAEAQRLEALTTGEALYA
- a CDS encoding GTPase domain-containing protein — protein: MTESLPENLPEAAGTTVNLSLISHTNAGKTTLARTMLGRDIGEVRDAAHVTDLASGHVLVQAGGDTLMLWDTPGFGDTARLVDRLRKSGNPIGWFLTQVWDRFRERPLWSSQQAVKNARDQADVILYLVNAAEDPAAAAYVALEMDVLAWIGKPVLILLNQMGSPKADTGGEAERWADHLARYPFVRGVLPLDAFARCWVQEGVLLDRVQPLLPEDKRPAMERLAARWRELNRARFEASMAAIASQLAAAARDSEKVGDGDWRSELSATIKGGRGESKEVKTAMAALSERLAIGTAQSTETMIELHGLDGKAARKVLERLGKDYHRGEKTPEGFSAILGAMTTGAVTGLAADVMAGGLTLGGGMIVGGILGALGAGGLAKGINMARGEDGSSLRWSGEFFRGITGAALLRYLAVAHFGRGRGQWEEGEHPDFWQAEVEKVVGENGPALDRIRKDARDAGEAAVTERLRTLLVQMGETLLGRLYPEARGVLGGEG
- a CDS encoding GNAT family N-acetyltransferase, which gives rise to MKRIVPTLETARFTLRNIQPGDTPHFFPTFADEEQMRWWSRGPFKSAEELDGWLRDPDWDGHCWIAEDRATGAPVARLVAIPDDDPAVMETGYLVVKTRQHDGVARECMTALLDRMFQAMGLRRVWADTDPDNTPSNRLLESLGFACEGRLREQWETHIGVRDSFIWGLLAREWRG
- a CDS encoding CPBP family glutamic-type intramembrane protease — encoded protein: MTAELAENQKLPTLRRFFRKLRRSLRPPATGWVRLFLFELAWLAPVVALCGNFGGWIAWQPDFSADTFKLLAIALIAPALGEELLFRAALLPAPAPERSLPLGAIAFSTLLFAAWHPFQTLVHDGPFAQLMLEPTFLLAVIALGVACARLYWRSGSIWPAVALHWLVVAVFKALFGAPLPW
- a CDS encoding PPC domain-containing protein, with amino-acid sequence MIANRLPLALLAAATMLAGVPAAAQDARNLDRADNDLRAYSDTFAAGGEAKSFTFTVPANQQVVIQVIPREGGDSLASLYDADSGELVAEDDDGGFDLDSRIELKTERRRRFRLDVSEYQDGEDGPMGGPFDILLRTTAYVPPRVEPIAIGGAQKGMLQRDQGAVYRFTGRAGQLVSIRMTADDIDPRLALFAGEGTDGEEIAANDDAGDGLNSLIRVKLPADGVYTLRADTFDGAAGAYALSIEEIAYIENGGTLALGTETPGDFSFVTTDGEGGYGTAYAEYSLSEEAVSMLGGAGGSLVVDMMSGDMDSTLQAGFATPLGFASALDDDDGGEGLDARLVLPLECVDAAWLRSLRLRALSAVGDGGPFTMLVRHDADGSLVAALQDEAEAMADAMEDAADEVEAEAEAVEAAAEAMAE
- a CDS encoding LysR family transcriptional regulator, with the translated sequence MKRTLLPLNALRVFDAAARHVSFTRAADELAVTPAAVGQQIRALEDVLGVVLFRRTSKGLELTDEGLAGLDSLREGFIKFEESVQAMQAGQASDRYTIAAPREFYGMWLAPRLAAFRKGNPGARFTFHADEDADFTEANLDCAIRLVEGPGDFEGIQLAPARKVIVAASDAGPDALEDWIEWPGAALPEDAKPVLQVGNAGQALTSALAGLGRAILPFLLVEDALADGRLVALEGPSEGRRSYWLVAPRPQWRQAKMRALVAALSGEAAA